One part of the Schistocerca piceifrons isolate TAMUIC-IGC-003096 chromosome 2, iqSchPice1.1, whole genome shotgun sequence genome encodes these proteins:
- the LOC124777109 gene encoding gastrula zinc finger protein XlCGF7.1-like, whose product MCETNQTSVQPQLYNCESTLVNASCQKSTKEKARPKPQTCKVCGKVLASASSYYVHMKLHSGDKPFHCKLCEASFSRKPYLEAHLRTHTGERPFQCNVCLKWFSQKSSLNTHKRAHTGERPYSCDMCGKKFAVKSYLTAHKWSHVVDMPLVCGKCNVTFTSKQDYALHERLHATGLNFECHVCGRTFAKDSYLIRHVNRVHHSVKEVANDPSGKQVASINSDIHNAYTGEVSKNNMLVNSGHPGDSPTDQMTQASEEGRGTLSSDLLAHSVAYNHFMVPC is encoded by the coding sequence ATGTGTGAAACGAACCAAACTTCTGTGCAGCCACAGCTATATAATTGTGAATCAACTTTAGTAAATGCTAGCTGTCAAAAATCGACAAAAGAAAAGGCTCGTCCAAAACCACAGACGTGTAAAGTGTGTGGGAAAGTACTCGCTTCAGCATCCTCATATTATGTTCATATGAAGCTACACTCTGGCGATAAACCATTTCATTGTAAGTTATGTGAAGCAAGTTTCAGTCGCAAACCATATTTGGAAGCCCATCTTAGAACTCACACGGGGGAACGTCCATTTCAGTGCAATGTATGTCTCAAATGGTTTAGCCAGAAAAGCAGTCTCAACACACACAAGCGGGCACACACAGGGGAGAGACCCTATTCTTGTGATATGTGCGGAAAAAAATTTGCTGTCAAGAGCTATTTGACAGCACATAAATGGAGTCATGTTGTAGATATGCCTTtagtttgtggaaaatgcaatgtaACATTTACCTCAAAACAGGATTATGCTTTGCACGAGAGATTACACGCAACAGGCTTGAACTTTGAGTGTCATGTCTGTGGCCGTACATTTGCTAAAGACAGTTACCTGATTCGTCATGTGAATCGCGTTCATCATAGTGTAAAGGAGGTAGCAAATGACCCGTCTGGAAAGCAAGTAGCTAGTATAAACTCTGACATACATAATGCATACACAGGTGAAGTATCGAAGAACAACATGCTTGTAAATAGTGGGCACCCAGGTGACAGTCCCACAGACCAAATGACACAGGCAAGTGAAGAAGGTAGAGGTACACTTTCAAGTGATCTGCTTGCACACAGTGTTGCATATAACCATTTTATGGTACCATGCTGA